The region CTGAAAAGACAGAAAAAACTGCACCTAAATTTGATCCAACGACGACCATTTCTGCTGAATTTGGGATCTTCGGAATCCCGATGACAGAGGAAGAATCTAAGGTCGTTCTCGTGCCCGTTCCATGGGAAGTTACAACCTCTTACGGAGAGGGCGCTTCACGTGGTCCTCAAATTATCCGTGACGCCAGCGAACAAATTGACCTTTTCGATATCGAAGTTGGAAAGGCTTATGAAGTTGGTTATCACATGCGCGAGTTGCCAGAGGACCTGATGGCAATGAACGACAAATACAAAGCAGTTGCTCAAGAATTAATCAGCATGCGCACAAGCTTGAGCGATGACACTGCGAAAATGGACAAACTTGCGTCAGAAGTTAATGCTGCTTGCGAGAAAATGTCACAATGGGTTTACGACCAGTGTTCTGACGTTTTGAAAAAAGGCAAACTTTTGGGCATGGTTGGTGGTGACCATTCAACTCCATTGGGTGCAATCCGTGCAGTGAGCGATCAATTCAAAGGCGACTTTGGCGTTTTGCACATTGATGCTCACGCGGATTTGCGCGTGGCTTATCAAGGCTTCAAACAATCTCACGCCTCGATCATGTACAACATAATGACTGATGCAAAGAAGCCAAAAAAACTGGTTCAAGTTGGTATCCGTGACTTCTGCGAGGAAGAATATGATTTCTCTGAATCGCGCGAAGACATCAAAACTTTCTATGACTTGGAATTGAAACGCAGAATGCTTAAAGGCGAAACTTGGGAGAAAATCTGCCAAGACATCCTGAAAGAACTTCCACAAAATGTTTACATTTCTTTCGACATTGATGGTCTGGATCCAGCGTTCTGCCCTCACACGGGAACTCCAGTTCCTGGTGGTATGAGTGTTGACCAAATCTTCTTCTTGTTCCGCGAAATCCACGCTTCGGGTCGCAAGATCATCGCGTTCGACTTGAATGAAGTTTCCACGGGTGGTTTAGAGCCCCACGAAGTTGAATGGGACGGCAACGTAGGCGCTCGCATCCTGTACAAAATGTGCGGCTGGTTGGCGAAATCAAATGCTTAAGGTTTATGAATACGCCAAGTGCTCGACATGTGTAAAAGCCTTGAAGTTTTTGGATGCTAAAAAGGTCCCTTATCAAAAACTTCCGATCGTGGATAAAGCTCCGTCACAAGCGGAACTTAAAAAGATGCTGTCTGCGCTGAAAGAGCGCGGCGGCTCTATCCGCAATCTCTTTAACACTTCGGGTGTGATGTACAAAGAGATGAAGCTTTCTGAAAAACTGCCATCTATAACAGAAACGGAAGCGATCAAACTCTTGTCTGAAAACGGTAAACTTGTAAAACGTCCCTTCGTTTTAAGTGACGACGTTGCGCTTGTGGGCTTCAAAGAAGACGAGTGGAAAAAAGAATTCTAATCTGTGTAATCACACGGAAAATCCGAGGCCTCTCATTTTTGGCAGGCCTTTGGTGTCTAAGCGAGTTTCTTCGCAATTATTTATGCCATAATGGATTTATAAAGAGACGGAGGTTTTATGATCAGCCTCACAGTAGTAATCGTCACCATGGTAGCAATATTTGGAGCACTATGGATGATTATAAAATTTAATAAAGGTGAAGAGCTCACCAAAGTATATCGCGATAAATATGATAAATCACATCGGCCAATTAATCATAAACATGGCTAGCTGATAAAATGAATTAATCGCAATAAAAACTAAATTGCGAATTTAAGTTGGGATGAATCTACAGATTCATCCTTTTTCTTTTCAGAACCTAAGCGCACTCCAAGTCCAATCAAGCGAACGGCAACAGCTCGGCGATTCCAGGCTTTTTCGAGCAATCGCTCAAAGTCATTTTCTGACGGAATGCCTTGAATAACTTCTTCATGAGTGGTGGATTTGAAATCGAAAAACTTTAGTTTCACGACCATACCCTTCACGCGGTCTTGATACTGACCTCGCTCCAAGCGGCCGATGAAATCCTCGTACAGACCGGGAATGCGGGCTTTGCACTCCTCATAAGTCATTAAGTCTTTATTGTACGTCTCTTCGACTGTGAGTGATTTACGTTCCCATTCGGTAATGACTTCCCGGTGATCGATACCACGGGCATAGTCATATAAATCCTGGGCTCTAGAACCAAACCATCGGTGAAGCTCTGGGACTGAATATTTTTGAACGTCACCCAGCGTATGCAATCCTAGGTCGTGCATCTTTTGCGCAGTCACTTTACCCACCCCGAAAATTTTTTCCACTGGAAGCTCTGTCACAAAGGCATCGACATCTTGAGGTCGAACCACAAACTGTCCATTTGGTTTTTTCCAGTCACTCGCAATCTTAGCTATAAATTTATTCGGCGCGATTCCAGCTGATGCAGTGAGATTTAGTTCCGTGAAAATAAGGCGCCGAATTTCCTGCGCGATTAAAGTAGCGCTGCCCCCGAACTCTTTACAATCAGTCACGTCCAAGTAAGCTTCGTCTAAAGAAAGAGGTTCGATCTTTTTTGTGAAGCGCTCAAAGATTTCACGCACCTTACGACTTTCAGTTTTATATAAATCAAAATGGGGCGGGATCAGAATCAATTGCGGGCATAAGCGCACGGCTTGGGAGGAAGGCATAGCTGAGCGAACCCCGAACTTACGGGCCTCATAGCTAGCTGTACAAAGGACACTTCGTGAATTTGGGGGGCCGCCAATCCCCAAAGGCTTCCCCTTGAGTTCGGGATTATATTTCACCTCGACCGCGGCATAAAAGCAGTCCATATCCACGTGGATAATCTTCTTCATTTACATATTATTTACACATTAGAACACAAACGTCAAGTCGGGTCCGTCTCTAGGTCTGTAGGGACCTGCTCTGCAGCAGGGCCCACCTGTTGAACCGGAACAAACTTCGCCGAAATCATGGCGTGAGCTTTCTCGGCAACGGCGCCACGATCCTCGTTGGGGTTAGGATAGATAATATCTAAATACTCGATCTCGGCGACCAATGACTTTAATCGCAAAGTCTTCCAGAAATATTCTCCAAAGCTTGCGTCTCCATACCAACAAACTGCATCGCGCCAGCGGGTATTAAAGGGCTCGCCATTAATACTTCTGAAATTGATCACCACAGGTTGAATCGGAACACCCGCCTCGGTGGCAGCCATCATCAAGGTGCGCTTGAATGGAAGGACCTTCTCGCCATTTGTGGAAGTCGCCTCAGGATACAAAACAATATTCAGCCCGTCTTTTAACGAACTTGCCAAGCGTTTCATCTCTGCCAAAATTTTAGTGCGACTGCGGCGCTCGACGTAAAAGCAACCTGCTAATTCCGTGACGAAACCTAAAAAAGGAGTTTCGCGCATTTCATTTGAAGTAATAAAGGACATGGGTTCGATGCCCGCTAAAAGCAAGATATCGACAAAGCCCATATGATTCGCGACTAGCAAACTGCCGTCGTGTTTCTTCGCGGGTTTATTAATGACCGTCAGCTTGATCCCTAAGGCGACACGAGCGATCAATCCACAATAGCGGCTGGCATTCGCGGAAAATCTTCTGCGACGTTTATTGCGATCACGGGTCGTCGCTGCGATAAAGAGCGACGTCACGATGTACGTGAGTAGGAAAGTTAGAAATAAGACTGTTTTGCCAAGGCCACGAAGGGTCGATGTAATAGCTTCCACGTCCACCATTATAGGATGCTTTATGACAAAATGGTCAAGTCACGTTTCATACAAGGGGGATTCTCAGTTTCAACTAAACCAAAGTTGGTTAAGAACCCATCTTAAAACGTTTCCAAAGAGTGCTATTAAGGTCCTCCCGTTGCAGAATCGTCAAGAAGTCTACACAACGGAAATCACGATCCCAAGCAGGCTCACCACCGATGAACGCGCCCGCCTTTAAGTAAGCGCGACACAACGGTGGCATCAAAGCTTCAGCCTTCTCTCTCTGAGTCTCCGTGAGTGAGTCTTGGTACTGAGCCTTAGCCTCTCTAATTTTTGGCATTGAAAAATCCGCCGTGGGGCGAACTTGGAAAACCTCCGCAATGCGGCCTTCACCTTCGAAGTATGCTTGAAGTAAAGCTGCTTCCTCTGGATTTTCGGTCATCACGGTGGCGCAACCAAATAGAAATTTGGCATCGGTGGCATTCATGTATTCAGCAATCCCTCGCCACAACATCGAAATAACCGTGCCTCGGCGAAATTCTTTGTCGATACAGGCACGTCCCAACTCGATTTTTATGCCCGGCTGTTGTAACAAAGTATCAATATTGAATTCATTAGAAGAATAAAAATTGTTCGTGTGTAAAGAGCAACGGATACGGTAGGTCCCGATCACTTTGCCTGTGCGCTTTTCTTTGATCACCAAGTGGTCGCAGTCGTAATCGTATTCATCGATATCTAAGCGTCCTGATTTTTTTCCTAACATCTCAGAGTGAAAGACCTCCCACCGAAGCGCCAAGGCCTCGCGAAGTTCTTCTGTATCAGTCACTGTTTTTAGAATAAAGGGACCAACTTCCACATTGATATTAACTTTGGATTTAAACTTGTGAAGTTTGTGAGTGCGTAGCTGATAAAAGGATTGAAGTGCTGTAAACATCTTGAATTCCTCCGTTGAATCCAAGAATAGAGTAACGAACATTTTATCTTAACATTGTCAGAAGAAGAACAGTGGAGCTTTAAGATTGTGTTTGGAAATAATGGGTGTCTAGACCTACAGAATCAAGGATGCCGCTTTATTTAAGCGATCAAATAAGGATTCCCAACGCTCGCCGACTTGATGTGGTTCTTTATAAAACACGATACAGTCTGCACCCTTTAAAGCCACTTCACGAAGTTTTCCGTAAAATTCGCGTGTCGCCAGTAATGGATCATGGGAAAGCTTTAAAACTTCCGCTTTAGCGATGCCATTCGCAGGCTTGATAATCTTGATGCTTTCGATTTCATCCGGAAGCTGACCTAATTTCTGGTTTACTTCTTTCAGAATATCATCGACAGCGCGTTTTGAATCCGTACTGACGATCAGTGGGATTGGAGGCATATAATGATGCTTCATGTGTCCTGGAGATTCGCGTTTATCCACTTGTTCGATGAATTCAAACGTGAATCCTTTTTCCTTGAGGACCTTTTCCAAATCTGATTTCAAGATGTGCCCGCGACGCAGAATCGATAGCTCCACTTTATCGGGACGGTGACGAACCAAAAGAACTGTCGATTCAATACCGATTTGGCAATCTCCACCATCAACAACGAAAACATTTTCGTTTTTAAACTCAACACGTACGTGAGTTGCTGACGTAGGAGAAGTACGACCAAACTTGTTGGCACTCGGTGCAGCCAAGGGAACTCCCACCTCTTCAATCAATCCTAATGCAATAGGATGATTGGGCATACGAATACCAACCGATTCCAAACCCGAAGTGATCATAGAGTTGATGGAGTTGTCTTTAGGAAGAATCAAAGTCAAGGGACCAGGCCAGAACACCTCAGCCAAAGCTTGGGAAGCAGGCCCCCAATAAGCTGTCACCTTTTTGGCCATGTCGATGGATGACACGTGCACGATCAACGGATCGAAAAAAGGACGCTCTTTAGTGGTAAAAATCTTTTCAATCGCAGAAGGGATGTCGATACGCGCCGCTAAACCGTAAACCGTCTCGGTGGGAAGCCCGATGACTCCCCCTTCTTCAAGAACTTGTTGGGCTTTCTTTAGAGCGTCGTTTGTCGACATCATGAATTACTTTTCCTCGCGTAAGATACTTAGAGCACTTTCTTTTACAATATCTACGCTAGCAAGGAAAGAGATCAATAGGCTTAAAGCCGTAATAATCAGCACAGAAAGCAACGGTTGCATCAACGAGAACTGGAATCCCCCCTCGAAAATCACCCGATTCAGCCCATAACTAACAGCCACGCTTAGGAACGAACCCAAAAGGGAACTAACGAAGGCCAGGAACGCGAATTCGGTCAGGATAAATCCCGAAATCTCGCGGTGACTTGCCCCAAGGATTTTAAGCATATTCATTTCCCATCGACGAAGCTTGATTTGACTGCGCACGATGGAAAACAGAACAATGTATCCCGTAAATAAAGCAAGATAAGCCATCAATTCCAGGGACCAACTCATCTTATCAGCAGTTGCCAAGGCCTCATCAACAGTACGAACGACATCGATCACAGAAACATTCGCAAACTTTTGCGCCAACTCATTTTGCATGGCTGCGCGTTTTTCCTGAGACATAGCAGGTAAGGCTGCAATGAATGTCTTGGGAGCATCATTTAAAACGCCATTTTGAACTAAAACGAAAAAGTTTGGTTGAAAGCTGGTCCACTTCACCTTACGGAAGTTTACGATCTCTCCTTCGACCTCAACCCCTTGGACGTCAAAAATAACTTTATCGCCGAGTTTGAAGTTCATGCGATCGGCAAATCTTTGCTCTACAGACAACTCTGCGATCTTTTGTTTTTCGGGGTCAAACACAGGGGCCATGGGACGACCCTCGACAATTTCTTCACTGCTTGAAAGTTTATCGCGGTATGAGAGATTCATCCCACGATTACGGAAACGCGCCTCCCGCTCTTCTTCACGGGTTTTGAATCCTTGGCCTTCGATCTTGCGTTCGTAATCTTGACCATTCACTTTCAAGACGCGGGCTCGTACCATGGGTGATAAGGTCAAGGTCTCAACTTGGTTTTCATGCAGAACCTTTTCAATCCCTGCCACTTGTTCATCTTGAATATCGAACATGAACAGAGACGGGAGATTGGACTTTTTATCAACCTGCAAATCAGACTGCAGAGAATTTTTTAACTGCGGTAAGATATTAATTAGCAACGCCCCTAAACCTAACGCCACAAACACTGCAAGGCTTGCCCCGGCTCGACGAGACAGCCCTAAAAAGCTGTATTTGGAATACCAACGACTTAGGTTTTTCAAAGTACCGGCAAATTTCAAAACGAAATAGCCCGCAACCAATAGAATTGCAATCGTTGCCACTAACGAGCCAGCAAATGCAGAACCAATTTTCCAGGAGTGAGCCTGGTTGACTGAAAGTCCATAAAACACCAAGATCGCAGGAATGAATGGCCATATACGAAACTTCCCCTCGTTCACTGCGAATTTTTCTTCACTAAATAGCTTTGCAGCCTTCAAATCATAAATTTTCATCAGGAACGGAAGACTCACCACAAAGCTACCAAGAACTGCCATCAGTAAACACAGTCCCCAAGCTTCCATCGTGACAGCGGGTTTTAAAGCAAATGGAGTAAAGCTTCCCAGAACCTTCGTTAATACGGGTAACACAATTTCACTTAAGGCCACGGTCGGCAAGGTCGCCAACAGACCTAAGAGCGAAGCCTGAATTACGTAAACACCCACAGCTTCGATACTTTGCAAACCAAGAGTTCTTAAAATCGCGATCTCTTTCATGCGACTGTATAAGAACATGCGATAGATATATGCCGCGCCCAATGCCGACATGAATAAGGCGATGATCGCAACCAACCCCAAGTAATCCGACAAATAACCCAACTGGCGACCAGAATCTTCTCCGGCTGATGTGGGAGTATCCACCGAGATGGCAGGATCAGTTAATTTTAAGAACAATTCTTCCTTAATTTTGTTTTCGTCAGTTTTTTCAGGAAATTTAAACTGATACGCCTGCGTAAAAGTACTACCAAACTGAATCAATCCCGACTCGGGCAAAAGTTTCAGATCAACATAAACTCTGGGTGCTAACGAGGCCATGCGAAAGGTCTGAGTTTCATCGCGCTCTACCACATCAGAGATTTCTAGATCTAGTTTTCCGATTTGCAGGCGATCGCCCACTCCTAGATTCATTTGCTGTTGCAGTTCAGGATAAATCCAGACTTTACGGGAATTTAGAATTTCTTTTTCACCGCCGGGTACAATGTTTTTCCCACTGTGCATTTCCAAGGAGCCATAGAATGGATAGCTCTCATCAATAGCTTTGACCATTACTAATCTTGACCCTTTGCTAGAGCTCATCATCGCAAAAAATTCGTAAATCCTGCCGCTTTTAGTACCTGCGGGCAAAACGGAATTCATCGCCGCTTGTTCGGCCTCGGTCAATTCACGCCTTGCGGATACCGAAAGGTCTGCTGACAGAATGTTTTTAGCATTTTTAGTCAGCTCGTTTTGTAAAGTCACATTGAAGGCCTGAAGGGATACGAATCCTGTAAGACCCAAACTTAAATTGAAAATAAAAAACAAACCAAAGCGCCAACTGCGCATTAGTTCTCTAAGTGCTAATCGAAAAATCATGTTATTGATCCTTCAGCATGCCTTCTTCTAAACGAAGAACGCGCTGACAGCGTTTTGCCAAGGATTCACTATGGGTTACCAGAATGGTCGTGATGTTATGCTTACGTACAACATCAAAAAAAACATCCATAACCTTATCACCCGTATGAGTATCTAAATTTCCGCTGGGTTCATCTGCCAGTAAAATGCGTGGCTTTACCACTAGGGCTCTGGCGATCGCAACACGTTGACACTCGCCACCGCTTAGCTGACTGGGGAAATGATTTAGGCGATGACCTAATCCCAACTCCCGCAAAGATTCTTCAGCACGCTTCTTGGCATCTTCCATCTTTAGAATCTCCAAAGCGAGTGCCACGTTCTCCAAAGCAGTTAAATGCGCGATTAAATGATATTGCTGAAATACGATAGAAATATTCTGCGCACGAAACAATGTTAATTGTTGTTCTGTCATAGGTGTTAGATTCACCTTATCCACAAGAATATCCCCGCGATCAGCCCGCTCCAATCCCGCAAGAATTGAGAGGAGCGTGGATTTGCCACTTCCCGATTGCCCAACGATCGAAACAATCTGTCCTGGCTCGATGCTTACGTTTAAACCCTTAAGGACTGCGACTTCCGTGTCGCCTTGATGAAAACTT is a window of Bdellovibrio sp. SKB1291214 DNA encoding:
- a CDS encoding ABC transporter permease codes for the protein MRSWRFGLFFIFNLSLGLTGFVSLQAFNVTLQNELTKNAKNILSADLSVSARRELTEAEQAAMNSVLPAGTKSGRIYEFFAMMSSSKGSRLVMVKAIDESYPFYGSLEMHSGKNIVPGGEKEILNSRKVWIYPELQQQMNLGVGDRLQIGKLDLEISDVVERDETQTFRMASLAPRVYVDLKLLPESGLIQFGSTFTQAYQFKFPEKTDENKIKEELFLKLTDPAISVDTPTSAGEDSGRQLGYLSDYLGLVAIIALFMSALGAAYIYRMFLYSRMKEIAILRTLGLQSIEAVGVYVIQASLLGLLATLPTVALSEIVLPVLTKVLGSFTPFALKPAVTMEAWGLCLLMAVLGSFVVSLPFLMKIYDLKAAKLFSEEKFAVNEGKFRIWPFIPAILVFYGLSVNQAHSWKIGSAFAGSLVATIAILLVAGYFVLKFAGTLKNLSRWYSKYSFLGLSRRAGASLAVFVALGLGALLINILPQLKNSLQSDLQVDKKSNLPSLFMFDIQDEQVAGIEKVLHENQVETLTLSPMVRARVLKVNGQDYERKIEGQGFKTREEEREARFRNRGMNLSYRDKLSSSEEIVEGRPMAPVFDPEKQKIAELSVEQRFADRMNFKLGDKVIFDVQGVEVEGEIVNFRKVKWTSFQPNFFVLVQNGVLNDAPKTFIAALPAMSQEKRAAMQNELAQKFANVSVIDVVRTVDEALATADKMSWSLELMAYLALFTGYIVLFSIVRSQIKLRRWEMNMLKILGASHREISGFILTEFAFLAFVSSLLGSFLSVAVSYGLNRVIFEGGFQFSLMQPLLSVLIITALSLLISFLASVDIVKESALSILREEK
- a CDS encoding ABC transporter ATP-binding protein; the encoded protein is MSLTLNDIRKSFHQGDTEVAVLKGLNVSIEPGQIVSIVGQSGSGKSTLLSILAGLERADRGDILVDKVNLTPMTEQQLTLFRAQNISIVFQQYHLIAHLTALENVALALEILKMEDAKKRAEESLRELGLGHRLNHFPSQLSGGECQRVAIARALVVKPRILLADEPSGNLDTHTGDKVMDVFFDVVRKHNITTILVTHSESLAKRCQRVLRLEEGMLKDQ
- the dinB gene encoding DNA polymerase IV — its product is MKKIIHVDMDCFYAAVEVKYNPELKGKPLGIGGPPNSRSVLCTASYEARKFGVRSAMPSSQAVRLCPQLILIPPHFDLYKTESRKVREIFERFTKKIEPLSLDEAYLDVTDCKEFGGSATLIAQEIRRLIFTELNLTASAGIAPNKFIAKIASDWKKPNGQFVVRPQDVDAFVTELPVEKIFGVGKVTAQKMHDLGLHTLGDVQKYSVPELHRWFGSRAQDLYDYARGIDHREVITEWERKSLTVEETYNKDLMTYEECKARIPGLYEDFIGRLERGQYQDRVKGMVVKLKFFDFKSTTHEEVIQGIPSENDFERLLEKAWNRRAVAVRLIGLGVRLGSEKKKDESVDSSQLKFAI
- a CDS encoding lysophospholipid acyltransferase family protein, whose translation is MEAITSTLRGLGKTVLFLTFLLTYIVTSLFIAATTRDRNKRRRRFSANASRYCGLIARVALGIKLTVINKPAKKHDGSLLVANHMGFVDILLLAGIEPMSFITSNEMRETPFLGFVTELAGCFYVERRSRTKILAEMKRLASSLKDGLNIVLYPEATSTNGEKVLPFKRTLMMAATEAGVPIQPVVINFRSINGEPFNTRWRDAVCWYGDASFGEYFWKTLRLKSLVAEIEYLDIIYPNPNEDRGAVAEKAHAMISAKFVPVQQVGPAAEQVPTDLETDPT
- a CDS encoding GNAT family N-acetyltransferase, with the translated sequence MFVTLFLDSTEEFKMFTALQSFYQLRTHKLHKFKSKVNINVEVGPFILKTVTDTEELREALALRWEVFHSEMLGKKSGRLDIDEYDYDCDHLVIKEKRTGKVIGTYRIRCSLHTNNFYSSNEFNIDTLLQQPGIKIELGRACIDKEFRRGTVISMLWRGIAEYMNATDAKFLFGCATVMTENPEEAALLQAYFEGEGRIAEVFQVRPTADFSMPKIREAKAQYQDSLTETQREKAEALMPPLCRAYLKAGAFIGGEPAWDRDFRCVDFLTILQREDLNSTLWKRFKMGS
- a CDS encoding agmatinase family protein, with protein sequence MSEKTEKTAPKFDPTTTISAEFGIFGIPMTEEESKVVLVPVPWEVTTSYGEGASRGPQIIRDASEQIDLFDIEVGKAYEVGYHMRELPEDLMAMNDKYKAVAQELISMRTSLSDDTAKMDKLASEVNAACEKMSQWVYDQCSDVLKKGKLLGMVGGDHSTPLGAIRAVSDQFKGDFGVLHIDAHADLRVAYQGFKQSHASIMYNIMTDAKKPKKLVQVGIRDFCEEEYDFSESREDIKTFYDLELKRRMLKGETWEKICQDILKELPQNVYISFDIDGLDPAFCPHTGTPVPGGMSVDQIFFLFREIHASGRKIIAFDLNEVSTGGLEPHEVEWDGNVGARILYKMCGWLAKSNA
- a CDS encoding arsenate reductase family protein, which translates into the protein MLKVYEYAKCSTCVKALKFLDAKKVPYQKLPIVDKAPSQAELKKMLSALKERGGSIRNLFNTSGVMYKEMKLSEKLPSITETEAIKLLSENGKLVKRPFVLSDDVALVGFKEDEWKKEF
- a CDS encoding L-threonylcarbamoyladenylate synthase, yielding MMSTNDALKKAQQVLEEGGVIGLPTETVYGLAARIDIPSAIEKIFTTKERPFFDPLIVHVSSIDMAKKVTAYWGPASQALAEVFWPGPLTLILPKDNSINSMITSGLESVGIRMPNHPIALGLIEEVGVPLAAPSANKFGRTSPTSATHVRVEFKNENVFVVDGGDCQIGIESTVLLVRHRPDKVELSILRRGHILKSDLEKVLKEKGFTFEFIEQVDKRESPGHMKHHYMPPIPLIVSTDSKRAVDDILKEVNQKLGQLPDEIESIKIIKPANGIAKAEVLKLSHDPLLATREFYGKLREVALKGADCIVFYKEPHQVGERWESLFDRLNKAASLIL